In Mycolicibacter virginiensis, the DNA window TGATGCTGATCGCACGATCGCTGGGGTTGTGACGGTGGCCGACAACGAGGGGAAGACCGTCGAGCAGCGCGGACTGTGGTTCGAGGAATACGAGATCGGCACCACCTACCTGCACCGGCCCGGACGAACCATCACCGAAGCCGACAACGTGCTGTTCACCACGCTGACCATGAACACCCAGTCGCTGCACCTGGATGCGGCGTGGGCGGCCCAGCAACCGGGTTTCCGCGGTGAGCGCCTGGTGAATTCGATGTTCACCCTCTCCACGCTGGTCGGCCTGTCGGTGGCACAGCTGACGCTGGGCACCATCGTGGCCAACCTGGGCTTCTCGGAGGTGTCGTTCCCCAAGCCGGTATTTCACGGCGACACGCTCTACGCCGAGACGGTCTGCACCGACAAGCGGGAGTCCAAGAGCCGTCCCGGCGAGGGCATCGTGACGTTGGAGCACGTCGGACGTAACCAGAACGGCGACACCGTTGCCCGCGCGGTACGGACCACGCTGGTGCGCA includes these proteins:
- a CDS encoding MaoC family dehydratase, with protein sequence MADNEGKTVEQRGLWFEEYEIGTTYLHRPGRTITEADNVLFTTLTMNTQSLHLDAAWAAQQPGFRGERLVNSMFTLSTLVGLSVAQLTLGTIVANLGFSEVSFPKPVFHGDTLYAETVCTDKRESKSRPGEGIVTLEHVGRNQNGDTVARAVRTTLVRKRPVEDGR